CGAGGGTTTCAAAAAGagtgggggaaggggagggtgaaaaTTAATTTGGAGGAAATCGAGAAGGGCGACATGACAAAATAACGGAGGAGGTAAACAAAAGGATGGAGGGAATACTAAAGGGGGAGCGAGGTAAACAAAGAGGAGTCATCGGCATGGGGTAGAGCGTTTTGTTTACAATCAACCCCGGCATATTTTTTTTGTcgcaagaggaggaaatACCACCggggaaaaagagaagagattgTTTTGGGTCTTTGTAAAAAAAAGGGCAtagcacagcacagcactgCATTCATTTCATCATAGGACAGCACAGCACAAtaccgcccccccccccctatgGAGTTTAGTTGGGCGGCTGTTATTAGGTAGTTTAGGTAAGGTAGCATTTTGAAAGCATTAGGAATAGTATTTTGTTTTTCGGAGTAGGATtagttgctgttgttgaagtaGTCCAATGAGGTCATCAGGGACTTGGTCATTGCTAGATTCTGCTCAAGTTAATTGATCCGATGGAATAAATGGTGTTTACACTGTGCCAACAACACTCATCAGGGTTTCTTCCTACAGCTACTCAAGAAGACAATGCCTCCGAACCAAGAAAGGACTATCACCCTACCTAGGAAAAGTCATCTCGGCACTTCATTCCCAACTCCCGTCACATCTGGCACGACACATCTAGCATAACACATCCACACATGCGGCCCAAGAATATACACAACTCATGTGTAtttatctctctctctctctctctctctctctctcactcccACCGCCAGCTGTACTAGCGATAAACAAATCAGCAGCAGTTTCCTATACTTGTACaaaccagaaaaaaaaactaaaaaTAAACAGTCATAAGGCATTGGGGGTATATACTCGTggccccctttcccctcacacctccctcccctccttgcTTTACCATCTATTTTCACGCTTTGCCCAACTTCCCATAAACTCCTTGCTTGttctgtgtgtgtgctgaaaaaaaaaaaaagccaaacgATAAAGCCttgaaaagaaacaaaaaagccaaacaacaacagtaAACAACTGAAAAGTCATGGCCGTTTCGTCACCACAGTCCACCCGGTCATCCAGCAGATCGAGtaacaacaacgacaatcAAGCCTTAACCAAataccccaaccccgtctccctcaacaccccctccacccgctccttcacctcccgactcgccctcccctcaggccaaacctcccccctccccaccccaaacctctcccgatcatcctccaactttctcctcaaccccctcaccccctccaaaaccccatACCCCAtatccaacaacccctccagctcctcaatctccctcctctccctttcctgctcctcctcatcaacccacaccccctcatcctcatcctcctcactaGTAGCAGGCTGCTCAATGACCGTAACCTCcggcccaccaccaacacccttcccctccctctccttataccccctcacctcccccttcaacagCTCCAAGTGCCTCTTCAGCGCCTCattctccacctccacagccctaaccctcacctcagcaaccatctgcttctcctccatcatctgattcaacctcctcacctgaGCCTGatactcctccaacctcccctcctgctccaccatcctcttttTGTATTCCGCCTCCCCACCGctcctctccgccaccgtcacactcttcttctcatccaacctcatctgcaacaacctcacctcctcctccaaccccgcaATTCTCTCGTCCCTCTCCTTCATGCTCATCATGTCCTgattcaccaccgccctcgtcCTGATCCTCTTCGCTTGGTCCGCATACCGCAGCGTCGAGAGCGTCTCCTCGTAATCACCAGGACTCACACACGCAATCATGGCCGTCTTGCTGTTTCCCCCCAGACTATCCTTGAGCAACCACGTCAGGATCGAGTCCCGGTACGGCACCACGCTCGTCCCCCCCCGGTTGTTCTTCTTCGGATCCGCCAACGCAGCGATAACCCTCCCCAACGTGGTCAACGACTTGTTGATATtgttcccctccctcaacctcacccccgtAGCCTCCGTGCTCTTTGCCCTCTCCGACCCAGCCAAATCCACCAATCTGATCCGGGAAGACCTCTCCGTCGTCTGGTCCGTCTCAAAGTCGTGATACACCTGCTTGAGCATGATCGTGAAAACGGCGTGGCTTCTGGAGGAAGTATCattcatcctcgtcgacgCCACCGTCCTGTTCCCATCCCCTGCTCTCATCAACCTGAGTATCTCGTCCAGACCGCCCACCCCGACCTCTGTCAAATCTTTCACGTACGGCCCCTCGGTCGGGGACTCCCTGATCTTCAGATAATACGGCCCCGTCGCCGCCGCGTCAACTTTGGGAGCCACGAGCAAGTCCCGGACGTGCTCGTTGTACACCTCAAAGTACGAAACCTTGACCTTGTAGGAAATGTTGGGCATCTCCCGTTGCGCCTCGTGGATGCGCTCAAACAAATCCTCGCACGTCCGTGGGATCAGGCCcggctgggagggggtgcccATCATGGTGTAGGATTTTCCCGAGCCGGTCTGGCCGTAGGCAAAGATGCAGGTGTGGTAGCCTTCAAAGTTGTGGTCGAGGAATTCTTCGCCGAGGGTGTCGTAGATGTGGGCTTGGGTCGCGtagtggggggaggaggggttgtgggagTAGTAGCTGTGGTCAAAAGTAAAAGATTTGGATTCGAGGATCTTGCGGGATTTGCgctcggaggaggaggaggaggaagaaggggggtggagggtggtggtttgggatTCGGGGTCCATTTCGATGAGGCATTCGGCGTTGCGTTTGATTTCTGTTTCTCATCTGTCAGTTTTGATCGAATtcaagatggagagaggaaaaaaCGAACCTCGAGGCAGAAACGCCCGAACTCTCACGACGACCTTGACATTGGCCCCGGCGTTCTTCTTTGCGAGCAGAGGCAGCACGTTTGGGTCTCTACTCCGAAGTGAAGGTGTGCTCGCGAAGGAGCGggagccaccaccaccaccctgttgatgttgattcATCCTGGAcgacaatgacgacgacgacgacgacgacgacgacggacAGTAATAGCCGGCAGAGTCGGGCATCAGTTCGGGGTGGATTGCGATGCCGATTAGGGTGTCTTTGATGTCAGCGATGGCGTCGCGGGAACGGCGGTCTAGGCTGTTGTACATTTAGAGATTGGGTCGATTCATTCAGTTAAACGTGACGGGGATCCGCTTGCCAGACGCCAGGGCCCTGCAAGTTGAGTGGGTTGGACCTGTTCGTTGGACTGTTTACtttttggtggggttgttgctcaGTTGCCTGGGGTGAAGAGTTGGTGCCAAGGCGGGTTGGTGTGGCGCCTgcaagggggggggggggattttGACGTGTTTTGGTTGGGTGCAACGGTGGAAGAGACGTTGGGAGCGTTTTTTGGCGGTTGGTAgcggggttgttgttggtgtacTGGCACCGTTGTAAAGTCTTGTCGATAACTTCAATATCGCTGACATGTGCTCATGTAAATGTATCAAATGAATTACTACGTCCAAGTTACCAACCGGCTGATAAAGGTCTGTATCTCCTCCCGAGAACTCCAAGCTCCCAATATAATAATACAACAGCACAAAACCCCATCTCTTAACCCTCAggccttcctcaaccccttcccaagcagctccccaacctcaccaaccaacctcttcaaccccccaaacccttccaccatccccttccccttcaccacatcccccgcctccataatcaccaacaactgctccatctcccccatctcctccccctcctgcgGCAACAAATAAACCAACAGCCCCAGCGCATTCAACatcccctccaacgcctccgcactctccctctccctcccaatcGCCTCCAACACCGACCCGGCCAAAGCAGCCTGCTCCTCTCCCGGGAGGGCATCCCCCGGTCCAGCCCTCCGTTTCTTACTATTCGCCAGCGCGAGATTATACAACAATCCCGCCGAGGAAACCCTCAACGTGGCCGTCTCGCTCTCCCGGAAGCAAGCTGTCGTCAGTTCCGTTATCGCATGCCGAAGTGCTTGATGAGAGAGGATAGCATCCTCGTGGAGATGTGACGAAAATAAGTTGCAGCTCATCTGAACAGTAACCAGACGCAGCGGGTAAGGGCAGCTACAGCTTTCAACAGCATTGTTGACCAGCCGGAGGATAGACAGCACAGTTTTGCAATCTTGTtcctccgccagcaccgAGCTCACCCTCGGATCAACAAGTGCGCACCGCAAGAGATCGATAAGGGGAAAGAGCTTATCAGCTTCGATCTTGGCGAGGGAGTCATTGACAAAGGAAAGAAACCCCGGGATGTTGGGTAGGGTGGCCTCCGCCGGGCCTTCCGCAGCACGAGTCTCGAGGAAGCGCTTCATATCTGGAACTGATGGGTTGGACGAGGTTTCTGCTGGCAGTTtggcgaggagtttggcCAGAGGTGGGAGACGGGTGTACAGCACCGGCTTGGCGTTCCGGTTGGAGATTGTTGGTAGGTCAAGAGACTCGTGACGGTGCCGTGGCCAGGCCATCTGGACGAGGAGCTGAACGTTGCCTCGGAGGGTCGCGGGATCGGCGCCGGTCCATTGGTTTTCTTGCTTGCCTttgaggaaggtgatgaaGGTGGGTGTTGCCCTGACGGAGTACCTGCTTCCGATATCAAACGCTTGCGAGATGTCTGCTTTGATGAGAACGCCCTTGTCCCCCACCTCGGCGGCGAGTTCGTCGTACAGGGGGTAGACGAGCTTGCATGGCGGGCAGGTTGCTGATGTAAAGAAGACAGCGGCGCAAGAGTGTTGGTGCCTTGCCAGTAGCTGGTCCAGCTCTGCCAGGGTGGCAACATTGTGAACCTTGCCTGTGTGCTGATGAAGCTGGGATTTTGGCTTGACTGAACTGCCGGGGGTGCTTTGCTGGATACCAAGAATGCCTCCTTGTCGCCTGTTGGAGTTGATTTGCTGGTTGAGCATGGGCATCAACATCTGGCCGAATGGAGAGTCCCTGCGTGTTTGTTAGCTACATCGGAGCAGAGCAGATAGCAGCTCGGAACGGCCCGCTTTGACCGGGGGCCGTCTGGGATGGGATTGCTTACAGGACGGTCTGTGGGAGATTCACAATGTGCTCAGGGATCcccttgccgaggaggaacatGGCAAAGTCGTTTGAGAAGTTGTTGCAGTTATGTTTCCAAAGGTCATAGGCCTGGGATGTCTTAGCGATGGGTTGTTTACCTCCTTTCATTGGCAAGTCATGTTCGCACCTGCACGGTATAGATTTCTCGTAATGAGTCCAGATACTCCTCGATCACCTCCATGGGTACTACGGATTGTTAGTAGGGTTCTGGACTCTTGGACGTTAGAGATTTCTTACAGTCAGTTGTCCCCAGATGTAGCTGTTGCTCCGGCTGGCCAAGATGTGAAGAACCAGGCCTGATTGCCACGACATTCCCGTCGTAGACATATTCCAGCCCGTTGAGTTTGATCGAGGTGTGGTAGATGGCATCTATCTGAAAACCAAGCAGACCAGCTGACATCTGTCTGGCCAGCCCCCGAGAGAGGTCGTAGACAAAAAGGGTCACGTCCATGTCGTTGCGAGAGGCTCTAGGGTATGAACTCTATAGGGAGAAGAGCGGGTTGAGGGGTAATGATTAGATTTTTAAATAGATGTCTTTTTACAATGCGATAtattcgcctcctcccctaGGCAGACGAGATGATGTAGGTAGTGAAGGTGCTGGTTCTGGAAAGCTTAGGAATCACTTTTGGTGCCTGGTACCGGTACCTTGCGCCGCTGCGAGCCCGGCCTGGTTTCTCCCCGATACCAACCCTCCAAACACACATTCTGGGACACGTAGAAGGTGAAAACACAGTCAAATCAAGCTCATTCCAATGTTGCAGTACTTGCATTATCCATTACCTAAGGCCCCTGTCGTGCCCTATCAACGCCTGCAACAGCGGGACCCAGGGAGTCCTTGGCACGCTGCGGCGTCATCCCGCCCAGGGGGTTTGTTCAAATCCAggccccccaaaaaaagggaaacaCATTTCAAGCAGCGTcgcccctttttttttctttttttttttatccaTCGCCCATCGCCATCCAGCGGCCGTTGAAGTTGCAGTTGCAGTTGCAGTCGCACACAATTCTCAATCCATGTCCTTCGTTTAACACCGATGTGCCACACGGTCTACACAGTCTagacctctctctctcacctctcacccctccctccctatGAGACGCACGTCGGTATCGCTGCCCACCAAGCACGTTGCTCGCGATCCCCACGAGAAGCCCGACCGCTACGGATTCGACCACCGAGAACCCGGCCTCGTCGCGAAGATGCAGTCCGCCTGGGCCCAGCAGTCCCAGCGGGCACGCTACATCAAGACCGGTGCCATCGTCTTCACCGTCCTCTTGCTCTTTtacttcttcacctcctccggcgACAGCTACGTCGGCGGCCAGGGACAAGTTCCATCAGACTCCTCCTACGGAACCGACAGATGCTCCCGATCCTACTCCAAAGACAAGCCCATCGTCCAATACGTCTCCATGATCGACGCCGGCAGCACAGGCTCCCGCATCCACGTCTACAAGTTCAACAACTGCGGCGCCGCCCccgagctcgaggatgaagtcctcttcaaaatgacgGCCAAGATCGAAGGCCAATCCTCCGGTCTCTCCGCGTACAAGGACGACCCCCTCAAGGCGGCCGAAAGcctcgacaccctcctcgacgccGCCCTCGAGAAAATTCCCGACAAGCTCAAGTCCTGCTCCCCCATCGCCGTCAAGGCCACCGCCGGTCTTCGTCTGATCGGAAAGGAAAAGTCGGACAAGATCCTCGAGGCGGTCCGCCACAGAATCGAAACAAAgtaccccttccccctcgtCTCCCGCGAGGAAAACGGCGTCGCGATCATGGACGGCTCCGACGAGGGGGTGTATGCCTGGATCACGACCAActacctcctcggcaagatTGGCGGACCAGACCACTCCCCCACCGCGGCTGTTTTTGACCTCGGGGGTGGATCCACTCAGATTGTCTTTGAGCCCTCGTTTGAGGGCCTTACAGACGGCGGCATGCCCGCCAAGCTCGCCGAGGGGGACCACAAGTACGCTCTTGACTTTGGGGGCCGCAAGTTCAACTTGTACCAGCACTCCCATCTCGGGTACGGCCTCATGTCTGCTCGTgaagccatcctcgccgAGCTCGTGACTGATCTGTACGAGGAGCACAAGGGTGACAAGTCCTGGATGGAGAAACCGATTGTCAACCCTTGCTACTCGGCGGGCATGTCCAAGATGGCAAAGATCGTCTTGCCGGGTGACCACCCCCTCGGCTCCAAGCTGGAGCTGAACATGACTGGCCCTCACTGGGCCGCGCCGGCGCAGTGCCGGGcgttggcggagaggattTTGAAGAAGGAGTCTGCGTGCAACCTGGCGCCGTGCTCGTTCAACGGTGTGCATCAGCCGTCTATGGCCAAGACGTTTGCGAGGGAGGATATTTACTTCTTGTCTTACTTTTACGATCGGACGCAGCCGTTGGGGATGCCGGAGAGTTTTACTCTTAGGGAGATGTCGGATCTGGCGAACAGGGTTTGTggcggggagagggagtgggaTGTTTTTGAGAGTGTGCCGGGCGCgatggaggagctgaaggatAGGCCGGAGCATTGTTTGGATTTGAACTTTATGTTGGCGCTGACGCATACGGGGTATGAGATGCCTATTGATCGGGAGGTGAGGATTGCGAAGCAGATCAAGGGGAATGagttggggtggtgtttgggtgcTAGGTATGTCTTCTTTGGTCCCCCGATCATGACGAGAAATGATTTGATGCTAATGATTTGTGATGATGAACAGCTTGCCGTTGTTGAGCAAGAGTTCGGGGTGGCAGTGCAAGATTAAGGAGGTTCATAAATAGACGAACCTTTTTGGAGCACAGCATGATACCGAGGAGAAatggaaggaaaaggaaggggtcatggaaaaaaacaaaaaaaaccacgCAACTTTTTTGATGTCTTCgcgtacatacatacatatacAACCTTTTAGTTATCATCatttctgcttctttttcgGTTGGTTGGTCGGTTGGTCTAGGGTATGGGAGATACTGTTGTACTCTGGTAGAAAAGAGACGGCGTTAATAGGGAGGGTTGAGCGGGTaggggggcggtggttgttTTTCGCCTGGTAGGATagaacaacatcatgaaTCAGGGGGCCGGAAATGCAAAAAAGTGTATGAACGTTGACTGTTCTCATCACATCACGCTGTCGATACCTGTCTGGCTCTTATGATGTTTCAATGTTTTGAATGTTGAATTAATTGTTATCAttaccccccttttttggCCTTGGGGTACATACAACAACCATAAAaactccaaaaaaaaactccaaaaaaaaaaggcctTTGCCTTCCCATCTTCCCTTGAAAACTCATTCACTCCCCTTGAATATCACAACAAACTCCCCCCTTCTAAGCAGGAACCCCAACCATCCCCAaaacatcctccaccacctcctcaaccccccacccccccatcaccacacccaccgcctccccctcactCCCCCACTGCACactcctctccctttccatcgttcccccctccccaaccatcACAATCCGATGCCCATAAACCTTCCTAACCGCCAACCCGACCAAACTCGCCGtcacaaaccccaacccatgcAGCGCCGCCAAACTCTTGCACAAATACCCCAAACACCTCGTCGCCTGAGGCGtcaccccccccaccaccgccctgtGAATCCTCAAATGGCTCACCACATTCATCTGATACCTCagcacatccacatccacaGACGCCAGCGTCGTCAGCTGAGACAGCAGCGAGATGTCGTCTTCCGTCATGTGCGGTTGCGGAGCAGGTTCGTGGTCAGGCAAAGGCCCGAGACCGGATGACGACCGTTTGATGATGCTATCGCTCGACGCGACGGAAATGTTGTCGTCAGGACGAGAAAGCTCCGCGTTGAGGTGGTCAAGCCCGTCTTTTTCCGCGTCGTGCCAATGACTCAAGTAGAAAAAGTCGTTTAGATGGGGTGTCACCCTTGCTtgggtcggggagggggcgcCGATTATGGCGATGAACAAGAATTGCTTCGGGGCGGTCTGGACAGAGGTTCGTGTAAAGATTCTTCGGGTTCGTAGTAGTTCGAGGGCTTGGATCTGGACGGCGCGGGGGGCCAGGTGGAGgtttttggcgaggatgaagTTGGCTatttggggttgttgggctggttgatgggttgttgttgatggggaggaggggacgaTGGCTGCTGGGCCGATTCGGGGGGAGAATGCGCCTGGTCGAGAGGGAGGGGCGGGGCTGGGGAAGTAGGATCcccctgctgaggagggaCCGCCGGTGGTAGAGGAGGGTTCATGGCGGAGATGGTAGGGGGAGGCAGAGCGGgtgtgggttggtgatgggggaccACCGCGGGCTGGCTGGGGGACCAGGAGTCCAGTTGCGAACTCGTCGAGGGTGGCGTGGGAATGGCAGTTAATGATGGCGGGCGTGAGGTTGAAGGTTTTGGATGCGACGAGGCAGAGCTCTTCGGCTAGTTCGTCGACATAGTCTGGGAGGGTGCCTATTAGGCAGTGTTCGCGGGCGACAAGACACAAGAGAGTGGCTAGTTCGAGGTCGCTGAGAGACCGGATCTTGTAGAGGAGTTGTTCATCGGCCATTGgcttggtgggtggtggtggtgatgtttgctAGAGCACGGATGTGTACCTTGATAGGTAGCATGTCGAGCGCCAGGATGCGACGTCGTGACGGGGGCAGGCAGATGCACCACCAAGCCAGGCCAGGGATCCAGCTTGGCCGAGTGGTTGTCGGTGCTTCGTTTGCTGCCGGTGGCTCGTGCTCTTTGTGTGTTTCGACAGGTTATGATGGTCTTCATCGTGGGCGCATGCAAGAAGAGTAAACCGACGCGTGGCTGGCCTGGCGCCCTGccatttctttctctttcccaAATGTCGCGGGCGCACAGTGATCAACTGGTGGAACAGGCGTTGGAACTTGGAAGGCAGATGCTGTCACAAGGTTTCAAGAGTGGGGTGGGGAACGCCCAAAAGGCACTGGTCTCATAGGTGGGCCAACTGAGGCTGCAGGGCTGTGATTGGCCCAGCCCTCAGCATCTGGTGCCTGCCCGCCCGCTCTTGATAGCTCTCTATCGCTGCTGGCTCCAGCCTTCGTCACTC
The sequence above is a segment of the Podospora pseudocomata strain CBS 415.72m chromosome 2 map unlocalized CBS415.72m_2, whole genome shotgun sequence genome. Coding sequences within it:
- a CDS encoding uncharacterized protein (COG:O; EggNog:ENOG503NUP3; MEROPS:MER0323972); this encodes MDVTLFVYDLSRGLARQMSAGLLGFQIDAIYHTSIKLNGLEYVYDGNVVAIRPGSSHLGQPEQQLHLGTTDLPMEVIEEYLDSLREIYTVQAYDLWKHNCNNFSNDFAMFLLGKGIPEHIVNLPQTVLDSPFGQMLMPMLNQQINSNRRQGGILGIQQSTPGSSVKPKSQLHQHTGKVHNVATLAELDQLLARHQHSCAAVFFTSATCPPCKLVYPLYDELAAEVGDKGVLIKADISQAFDIGSRYSVRATPTFITFLKGKQENQWTGADPATLRGNVQLLVQMAWPRHRHESLDLPTISNRNAKPVLYTRLPPLAKLLAKLPAETSSNPSVPDMKRFLETRAAEGPAEATLPNIPGFLSFVNDSLAKIEADKLFPLIDLLRCALVDPRVSSVLAEEQDCKTVLSILRLVNNAVESCSCPYPLRLVTVQMSCNLFSSHLHEDAILSHQALRHAITELTTACFRESETATLRVSSAGLLYNLALANSKKRRAGPGDALPGEEQAALAGSVLEAIGRERESAEALEGMLNALGLLVYLLPQEGEEMGEMEQLLVIMEAGDVVKGKGMVEGFGGLKRLVGEVGELLGKGLRKA
- a CDS encoding uncharacterized protein (EggNog:ENOG503P00Q) — encoded protein: MADEQLLYKIRSLSDLELATLLCLVAREHCLIGTLPDYVDELAEELCLVASKTFNLTPAIINCHSHATLDEFATGLLVPQPARGGPPSPTHTRSASPYHLRHEPSSTTGGPSSAGGSYFPSPAPPSRPGAFSPRIGPAAIVPSSPSTTTHQPAQQPQIANFILAKNLHLAPRAVQIQALELLRTRRIFTRTSVQTAPKQFLFIAIIGAPSPTQARVTPHLNDFFYLSHWHDAEKDGLDHLNAELSRPDDNISVASSDSIIKRSSSGLGPLPDHEPAPQPHMTEDDISLLSQLTTLASVDVDVLRYQMNVVSHLRIHRAVVGGVTPQATRCLGYLCKSLAALHGLGFVTASLVGLAVRKVYGHRIVMVGEGGTMERERSVQWGSEGEAVGVVMGGWGVEEVVEDVLGMVGVPA
- a CDS encoding uncharacterized protein (COG:Z; EggNog:ENOG503NUHP), coding for MYNSLDRRSRDAIADIKDTLIGIAIHPELMPDSAGYYCPSSSSSSSSSLSSRMNQHQQGGGGGSRSFASTPSLRSRDPNVLPLLAKKNAGANVKVVVRVRAFLPREIKRNAECLIEMDPESQTTTLHPPSSSSSSSERKSRKILESKSFTFDHSYYSHNPSSPHYATQAHIYDTLGEEFLDHNFEGYHTCIFAYGQTGSGKSYTMMGTPSQPGLIPRTCEDLFERIHEAQREMPNISYKVKVSYFEVYNEHVRDLLVAPKVDAAATGPYYLKIRESPTEGPYVKDLTEVGVGGLDEILRLMRAGDGNRTVASTRMNDTSSRSHAVFTIMLKQVYHDFETDQTTERSSRIRLVDLAGSERAKSTEATGVRLREGNNINKSLTTLGRVIAALADPKKNNRGGTSVVPYRDSILTWLLKDSLGGNSKTAMIACVSPGDYEETLSTLRYADQAKRIRTRAVVNQDMMSMKERDERIAGLEEEVRLLQMRLDEKKSVTVAERSGGEAEYKKRMVEQEGRLEEYQAQVRRLNQMMEEKQMVAEVRVRAVEVENEALKRHLELLKGEVRGYKEREGKGVGGGPEVTVIEQPATSEEDEDEGVWVDEEEQERERREIEELEGLLDMGYGVLEGVRGLRRKLEDDRERFGVGRGEVWPEGRASREVKERVEGVLRETGLGYLVKA
- the GDA1 gene encoding Guanosine-diphosphatase (COG:F; EggNog:ENOG503NV8S; BUSCO:EOG09261EAB); the encoded protein is MRRTSVSLPTKHVARDPHEKPDRYGFDHREPGLVAKMQSAWAQQSQRARYIKTGAIVFTVLLLFYFFTSSGDSYVGGQGQVPSDSSYGTDRCSRSYSKDKPIVQYVSMIDAGSTGSRIHVYKFNNCGAAPELEDEVLFKMTAKIEGQSSGLSAYKDDPLKAAESLDTLLDAALEKIPDKLKSCSPIAVKATAGLRLIGKEKSDKILEAVRHRIETKYPFPLVSREENGVAIMDGSDEGVYAWITTNYLLGKIGGPDHSPTAAVFDLGGGSTQIVFEPSFEGLTDGGMPAKLAEGDHKYALDFGGRKFNLYQHSHLGYGLMSAREAILAELVTDLYEEHKGDKSWMEKPIVNPCYSAGMSKMAKIVLPGDHPLGSKLELNMTGPHWAAPAQCRALAERILKKESACNLAPCSFNGVHQPSMAKTFAREDIYFLSYFYDRTQPLGMPESFTLREMSDLANRVCGGEREWDVFESVPGAMEELKDRPEHCLDLNFMLALTHTGYEMPIDREVRIAKQIKGNELGWCLGASLPLLSKSSGWQCKIKEVHK